CCCGACAAATAACGCTGTACTTGGCTTTGGTCGGTACCGAAATAGGCCAGTGCCAAAAAGAAGCCACCTGTAATACCGCTCCAAAAGGTGTAGCGGTTTTGGGTGTCAAAATCAAAGTTCAAAATGTTCAGCTTTTCATTGGCCCCTGCAATTTTAAGCACTTCACCAAAGGTAATATCAACGGGTAAAGACCCCAAAATGAAGAAAAAGGCGAAGAACATGCCCGTCATGATAATGAACATTTGTTGCTTGTGCGTTACGCTTACGGCCCGGGTACCACCAGATACGGTATAGATTATGACGAGAATGCCAATGATGATGTTGAGGGTTCTAAGATCCCAACCCAGCACGGCCGATAGAATAATGGAGGGGGCAAATATGGTGATGCCTGCTGCCAACCCTCTTTGGATCAAAAAGAGTATAGCCGTCAGTGTTCTGGTTTTGAGGTCAAACCGCTTTTCAAGAAGCTCATAGGCCGTAAAAACCTTGAGCTTGTGGTAAATCGGCACAAATACCGCACAGATGACAATCATGGCAAGGGGCAGTCCAAAATAGAACTGCACAAAGCCCATACCATCGTGAAAGGCTTGCCCGGGAGTGGACAAAAACGTAATGGCACTTGCCTGTGTGGCCATGACCGATAGGCCAATGGTCCACCAGCGGGCCTTATTTCCACCACGCACGTAATCATCAACACTCTTGCTTCCCCTTGTTCTCCATACCCCATAGGCCGCGATAAAAACAAGTGTGGTTGCCAGAACAACCCAATCAAGTACCGTCATAGATCAAATGTTACCCTTCATTAACAAATAGAAAATCACCACGTAGAGGGCATTCAAAAAAAGAACGAGCGAATATTCCCATTTCCAGATAAATTTTGTGAGCAGTCTATCCTTTGATCTCATCTGTTGATTGCAGGTTTTCCTTTCCTATGGAAAGCATATTGGCAAATAATTTGAAAGCTCCAGGTACGCCAGCGGGCAACTCCCTAAAAAAACTCAGGCCCGTATAGATGTAGTGGCCCTGACCGTATGGAGCAACCAAAAGACTTCCCTTTTTGGGCGTTTCCCCTTTATCGGCCATTGACAGAATGGGTGTAAATTCTTTGCCCCATTCATCGGGAAAATATAGTCCACGTTCCTGTACCCATCCGTCAAAATCTTTTTCGTCGATGGTATTCGGAAAATTGACCAATGCGTGGTTTTTGGCCAAAATTTCCACGGGGGCCGTTTCATCTGTAACACGATCTCGTGATATTTTAAGGGGGTAGGGGGCAATGTTCTCAAATTGTGAGCTCCAACGGTTGGCCGTATTGTATTGTACGATCAAGGTGCCGCCGTTTTTTACATAATCTAACAGATACGGCTGCTTAAACTTTAAATCATCCACCACGTTGTAGGCCCTAATGCCGACCACGATGCCGTCAAATCTAGACAAATCCTCTTTGCCGATATCCTCTACGTTGATCGTGTGTACCTGATATCCAATTTGTTCAAGGCTTTCTGGTACCTTGTCGCCAGCACCGACAATGTAACCAATATGTTCGCCGGTCTTCAAAATGTTGAGTCGCACTACCTTGGCCTTTGCCGGGAGCAGTACATATTGTTTGGGAATATGGTCGTACGCTATTTCAACCAATTCTTTATCATATACGGCTCCCTCGGCCGTAATTTTTGGTTTGATGGTACCCTCACTGTCATTACTGGGAGGTGTTACCACGAAGTCAATGCTACGTGTCTCACCTTTTTGGGAAAGCTCGAAAGTGGCTTCTGGGGGTGAAACCGACCACCCCGCTGGATGATCAAGGGCTACAGTACCCGATATATTTTCTTTGCCGGCACGCACCGTAACAGAGACGGTTTTGGGTTTTGCCTCGGAAAAAATCAATACATCTTCCTCGAATGAGGCCGTTACTTTGGGCAAAACCGCAAAAGGTTCGTATAATTCGCCCTTGTCTGGTTTGGAATAGCGATAAACAATGGGCTTTTCGAATGTTAACCTATTGCCATCGAAGTTAAGCGCAAAAAGGGTCTTGAAAGCTTCAGGTGTTTCCGGCTTGCCTATCAGACTATCCTCAGAAACCGTATACATGCCCATAGTACCAGGCTCACGCAACCAATACGGACTGCTGTACCCTTTATTGGCAGGCACCTTGAACTTTAGTGTAAGGTTGTGTTTTTGGTTTTTTGCCAATGGGATGCCGGGTGAGAGCTGACTTGTTGTGCCCGAAACCGAAAGGGTCTCTAAGGTGACACCAACATCACTGCGGTTGAGCACCTCTACATTAACGGTCACAGAATCACCGGGATATGTGGTAGCATTTGTGGCACTTGTTTCGAGGTATAGGCCCGCGCAGGCCAAGATGATTTCTTTCAGTTGGGCACTCTTGACCTCTCGCCAGTGGTCGTCTTCAATTTTTTGCAAACGGGTGTAGGCCTTTATCAAATCGGGCACATGTACACTGGGGTTCTTAAAATCAAAGTTTTTTTCCACTGCATACAAAATGCCGCCAATGGCCTCACCGCCCTTGACCCGAGACCACGAAGTGTCAATGCCATCAAAGAGATTGGTCTTGTCTGCGGGCAATGAACCCTTGATTAGCTCCACATACTCGTCTTGTGAGCCACGGGTCGAAATCCTGCCAAAACCTTGGCAAAGGTGCTGGCTGCTGGCAAGGGAGGCTATTTCGTTGTTCGAGACCCCAAGGGTAGGATAATAAAGCCCGACATCCAAGTTCAACATGTTCGACTTGTCGGCCTTTTGAAAATTTTCCTGGCTACCATAAAACCACCATGAAGTATTGAAAAAGATACGCTTTGGTTGCCAGGGCTCTGTTTTTTTCAGTTGCTGCGGATAGGCATTGGGGTCATTGGCCAAATCAAAAGCCTCAACGCTCAGCATGGCCGATGAGGTATGGTGCCCATGTGTTCTGCCCGGAGTACTATGGTCGAAGCGGTTGATGATCACATCGGGCTTCAATTGCCGAATGGTCTTAACGAGATCTCCGAGCACCATTTCCTTGTCCCATATGCGCAAGGTTTCATCAGGATGTTTCGAATAGCCAAAATCATTGGCCCGAGTAAAGCGTTGCTCACCTCCGTCAATACGGCGGGCGGCCAAAAGTTCTTGTGTTCGAAGTACCCCTAAGAGTTCGCGCAGTTCAGGGCCGATAAGGTTCTGCCCTCCGTCACCCCTGGTAACCGATAGGTAGGCGGTTCTGGCCTTGACCTCGTTGGAGAGATATGAAATGAGGCGGGTATTTTCGTCATCAGGGTGTGCGGCCACATAGAGCGCCGTTCCCAAAAAATTCAATTTCTGTAGTTCGTGAAAAATTTCAGAAGAAGTGGGCTTTTCGGGTTTTTGGGCATTCACCAACAGTGAAAAAGTAGCTACAAAAAAGCATATCACCCGAAATCTAAGCATGGTCAATCATTTAGTGGTGTCGCTCAAAGATAGAAAGATTAGGCACCTGGCAGTTTTTTTTTAAAACTTCTTTAACAGCTCAGAACATCTGTTCGAGGTCGTCTTCGGTGGCCACCTGTTTTTGTATAAGTACCACCCCTTTTTGCAATAATAGGTTGTTGGGGTACGTCAACAATTCGCCGTTATCTTTTATAAGATTTATGTGAAATGCCTTGATATCAAAAATAATGGCCTCTTCGGGGAAATCTTTGTCTTGTATGCGTATGCGGTCTCCAATCTTGAAGGGAAAATAAAAGAACAGAATAATACCTGCCGTGATATTGCTCAGAATAGACCAAGTGGCAAACAGGGCGACCCCGATCACAGCAAAAACCGAAGAGAGCAAGAGTCCGACTTCTTTGAAGTTGACACCCCATATCAGAATCAAGAGTACCAACAATACCACAAACAGCCCAAAGGTGACGTACTTGATGACCAGTCGTGTGCGTACGTGGTTGATGTCGCTTATGCGACCAACTTTCTTGATGGTCTTAACAGATAGTGATCGCAGAATGGTAAAGGCCACCAAACAGATAAAGGTGGCCAATAGCTCACTTTGATGTTGCAAAAAGAATTCTTTCATGGTCGGTTAAAGCCCTAGTGTATCGCGAAGTACGGTATATTTATTTGAGTTTTGCCGCCAATAGGGCGATTTCAACTGCTTTATCTTTGTGGCCTTTGAGATGAGTATTTGGGCATTGGCCCCAAAACCGCTTTTAAATTCTTCTGACCAGCTTTCAATCGTATGTGGAAACGCACTGGTGAAATGGATGGTCAACGTACGCTCAAGTTTCGGATAATGCAATGAATACGCCATCATGCCATTTTCTTCAACCAACTCGCCATGGGCCTCGTAGGCTTTGATTTCCTTATGTCCCATTCGGATATATTCGAGCGAGGGGATGACCCTGATATCGCCTGTGGGAAGTCCCATAGGGTCTATCCGGATCTTGTTCCATAGCTCGTTTTCCAGAACGGCCTTTGGCAGCTTCAAGTTTTGGTCGGCCTCGCCCTCAAAATAACTATGCGAGGTAACCTCGAACTGTGCCCGGTTGTTGATTTGCGAATAAACGTGCCCGCACCATTCTTGGGCGCTAAAACTTGTTTTGAGGGCATGTTGGTTGTCACTGACCGGGTAAAAGGTACTGCTCATGATGGAGTAGGGGTAGATTCCCGTCAAGTATTTTTTTGTCGCGTTCAGCTTCAGCACCGACACATTGTCGGGTCTGCTTTTGTCGGCCTTTACCTGTACCTCTGGCAAAAAGGGCTCGGTCACAAAAATGAGCACCGCGGTGCCCTTACGAAGCTCCCCATACCGCGCTTGCTCTAAACGGTAAGAGGTAATTTCTGCCTCACCGTCGTACCAGTAATTTTTAAAGGCTTCCGATAAGGGCTTTTTGGGTATCTCCACGCTTGGCCTGTCAACTTCTTCCGCATTGCTTGCCAAATCTTTTGAGCCAGTTTCGGTTTTTTCTTTACAGGATTCAAACCACACCGTCATCAAGGTGAAGAGAACGACAAAAAGCTCAAAGCGTATCCATTTTTTCATGACTGGAATTTTTCTTAAAAATAAGGATTACGTCCTAGGAAACCATGTCTGTTAACGTTTTATAGACCAATTGGGTGGGCAATCCGACAACGTTTGTGTAAGCACCCTTTATTTCCTCAATTCCGATAAGCCCGATCCACTCTTGTATGCCGTATGCACCTGCCTTATCGAAGGGTTTGAAGCACTCGATGTAGTAGGTTATTTCGTCATCGTCGAGCTTGGCCAGTTTTACATGGGTGGTATGGTTCACCAGTTTCTGCTCTTCAATGGTACTGAAGCATACCGAAGTGATGACCTCATGCCAATCATTTGAGAGAGTTTTGAGCATCGCAAAGGCTTCCTTTTTGTTGGCCGCTTTTTCGAGCGATCGGCCTTTGTGCCAGACCACGGTATCAGAGGTAACCAAGATTTCTTTTTCGCTCAGGGTGTCTAAAAGCGCGTGGGCTTTTGCTTTTGCCAAAAAATCAGGGATTTCTGCACCCTTTAAGTGCTCGGGGTAGTATTCGTCAATAGACTTTACCCGCACCTCGAACCGCAGCCCAAACTCTTTAAAGAATTGTTGGCGTCGGGGCGACCCCGACCCGAGAACGATGTTATAGTCCTTTAGTTTTTTGGCAAGCGGATTTTCAATCATTGGCCGCACTGTAATTCGAGTTCCAATCCCCACGAACCTTCAAGACCTGTTCGATAATATCGCGAACACAGCCTTCGCCGCCATTCTTATGGGAAACATAGTCACAGATAGCCTTTACCTCTGCCACCGCGTTCTGTGGGCAAGTGGCCAGGGCCACCATTTTCATGGCGGGAATGTCCGGGACATCATCACCCATGTAAAGTGCATTCCCCGGATCAATACCGTGAATGTCCAAATATTCGCCAAGTGGCTCCTGTTTGTGGTGTGCGCCCAAGTAAATATCGGTTACCCCCAAACCTTTAAGCCTGTCACGGACACCCTCGTTGCTGCCCCCCGAAATAACGCAGACATTATAGCCCTTCATCAAAGCGGTTTTAAGGGCATATCCATCTTTGACGTTCATCTTGCGCAGCATTTCCCCTGAAGTGGTCACCAAAACGGAACCGTCGGTCAAAACACCATCTACATCCAAAATAAACGTGGTAATATCCTTTAAATATTCCTTATAATTTTTTTTCATGGACCTGTCTGATTGATTGGCTCAAAAGCTGATATATTTTTTTGTGCAAGGGGTCGGCAAGTTCATCTAAATGGCGTTGCATGGTTTCGATGTCATTTCGCGTTGCAGGCCCTGTTTGTGCTTCTTCAGGGGGCAAAAGTCGTACTTTATCGGCAGTTTCGCCAATCAGGGGGCGCAATAAATCGAACGGTACATGGCTGGCCTCGCAAATCGCCGCCGAGATGGCAAACAGATGATTGGCAAAATTATTGGCAAAAACAGCGGCCAGATGCAGTTTACGGCGCTGCTCGGAAGTGATTTCATGAACATTGCCTGAAAGACTCTGCGCAAGTTTCCCCAACACAGAAAGGGTTGTTGCGTTGTTGCCCTCGATACATATGGGAACCTCACTGAGATTTACCGGTTTTTCTTTGGAAAACGTTTGTAATGGATAGAAAACCCCGTAAGATTCCGTTTCTGACAAAACGGTCATGGGAACGCTGCCCGATGTATGGGCAACCACCCCTTGTTTTGTTTTCAAATAAGGGATCAATTCCCGTATGGCCGAGTCACTGACCGCCAAAAGATAGACATCGGCATTTTTGATAGTGCCAAAATCTGTTGCCCTATCGGTTTCTGGGGCAAATTGGTCGAGTGCAACCTTATTGCGGGCCACCACTTGAACCACCTCAGTATGTTTTACGCAGTTGAATGCTTGAAAAAGGTGGAACGCCACATTGCCCGAACCGATTATTATAACCGAAAGCATGCCCAAAAGTACGAACTTGTAGAGAACGACCTTTACTAATAATTAACAATTTTGTTCAACTTTTTATCGTACATCCGTTTCCATAAAGTCGCCAAAACACCGTAATTTTGCAAGCCAAAGAAAGGCTTCATATGCTTGAATTTCTCAAGAAAACCCTGTTTTCTACCCGATTGATGGCCGTTTTGTTCATACTCTTTGCAGTGGCCATGGCTCTTGGGACCTTCATCGAGAGCTGGTACAGCACCGAAACCGCCAGGATTTATATCTATAATGCCACTTGGTTTGAGGCCATTATGGTTTTCTTCGTCATAAACTTTATCGGCAACATTTTCCGCTATCGGTTGCTTCGTTGGGAAAAATGGCCCGTACTTCTTTTACACCTTTCATGGATATTGATTATTATTGGTGCTTTTGTGACCCGCTATATCAGTTTTGAAGGGGTCATGCCCATTCGCGAAGGCAATTCAGAAAACATTTTTTACTCAGACAAGACCTTTCTTACCGCTTTTGTTGATGGTGAAATTGATGGGCAGATCAAAAGAAGGGTGTTGGAGGATGATATTTTGGTAACCGAGCAAGGCAGGCGTACCAGCTTGCCATGGAAAGCCGATTTCAATGGCCAGCCCTTTACCATAGCTTATGTTGATTTTATCGAAGGGGCCAAAGAGGGGTTGATTCCCGATGAAAACGGGGATGCCTTCCTCAAGATTGTTGAGGCCGGCGATGGCCAGCGCCACGAACATTATCTACAAGATGGGCAGGTGGCGAGCATTCATAACATTCTGTTTGCGCTCAACAACAAAACCAATGGGGCCGTCAATATTTTTACCACTGACAGCACCTATACGATACAATCGCCCTTTGCAGGGAATTTTATGCGTATGGCAGATCAGCTTCAAGGCGAGGTTATGGCAGATAGCCTTCAAACACTGCAGTTACGATCCCTGTACAATCTTGGAGGAATGCAATTTGTGATTCCCGAGCCACTGAACAAGGGGTCTTACGGCATTGTACAGGTGCCCAAGGAAGAAATTGACGACAACACCCAAAATGCACTGGTAGTCGCGGTTTCAAGCAACGGAGAAACAGTGGAGAAAAAACTGTTGGGCGGTAAGGGCCCCTCCAACTTTTCAGATAAGTTCACGGTTGGCGGCCTGGAATTTTCACTTCGCTATGGCTCAAAGGAATACCAGTTGCCATTCAGTGTGCGCCTCAACGATTTCATTGCTGAAAAGTACCCAGGCACCGAGAGGGGCTACGCATCGTTTATGAGCAAGGTAACCGTTGAAGACGAACGGCCCTTTGATTACGATATTTATATGAACCATGTGCTCGACCATAGGGGCTACCGCTTTTTCCAATCGAGTTTTCATCCAGATGAAAAGGGCACCGTTCTGTCCGTAAACCATGACCAGTGGGGTACTTGGATCACGTATATCGGATATTTTCTGCTCTATGCAGGACTTATGGGTATTATGTTCTTTGGCAAGACCCGTTTTAGGGAACTCACCAAGGCACTTGAAAAATTAAAGTCTAAAAAGGCAACATTGACCGTGTTGTTGGCTTTTGCCTCAATAGGGGCTTTTTCGCAAGAGGACCATGGCCACGACAACCTGCCCACACAGCAACGGGTAGACTCCATCATTATGGCCACCGTGGTGTCTGAAGAACACGCGGCCAAGTTCGGGGAGCTTGTCATACAAGATGATGG
This portion of the Flagellimonas lutaonensis genome encodes:
- a CDS encoding PIG-L family deacetylase translates to MLRFRVICFFVATFSLLVNAQKPEKPTSSEIFHELQKLNFLGTALYVAAHPDDENTRLISYLSNEVKARTAYLSVTRGDGGQNLIGPELRELLGVLRTQELLAARRIDGGEQRFTRANDFGYSKHPDETLRIWDKEMVLGDLVKTIRQLKPDVIINRFDHSTPGRTHGHHTSSAMLSVEAFDLANDPNAYPQQLKKTEPWQPKRIFFNTSWWFYGSQENFQKADKSNMLNLDVGLYYPTLGVSNNEIASLASSQHLCQGFGRISTRGSQDEYVELIKGSLPADKTNLFDGIDTSWSRVKGGEAIGGILYAVEKNFDFKNPSVHVPDLIKAYTRLQKIEDDHWREVKSAQLKEIILACAGLYLETSATNATTYPGDSVTVNVEVLNRSDVGVTLETLSVSGTTSQLSPGIPLAKNQKHNLTLKFKVPANKGYSSPYWLREPGTMGMYTVSEDSLIGKPETPEAFKTLFALNFDGNRLTFEKPIVYRYSKPDKGELYEPFAVLPKVTASFEEDVLIFSEAKPKTVSVTVRAGKENISGTVALDHPAGWSVSPPEATFELSQKGETRSIDFVVTPPSNDSEGTIKPKITAEGAVYDKELVEIAYDHIPKQYVLLPAKAKVVRLNILKTGEHIGYIVGAGDKVPESLEQIGYQVHTINVEDIGKEDLSRFDGIVVGIRAYNVVDDLKFKQPYLLDYVKNGGTLIVQYNTANRWSSQFENIAPYPLKISRDRVTDETAPVEILAKNHALVNFPNTIDEKDFDGWVQERGLYFPDEWGKEFTPILSMADKGETPKKGSLLVAPYGQGHYIYTGLSFFRELPAGVPGAFKLFANMLSIGKENLQSTDEIKG
- a CDS encoding mechanosensitive ion channel domain-containing protein gives rise to the protein MKEFFLQHQSELLATFICLVAFTILRSLSVKTIKKVGRISDINHVRTRLVIKYVTFGLFVVLLVLLILIWGVNFKEVGLLLSSVFAVIGVALFATWSILSNITAGIILFFYFPFKIGDRIRIQDKDFPEEAIIFDIKAFHINLIKDNGELLTYPNNLLLQKGVVLIQKQVATEDDLEQMF
- a CDS encoding Maf family nucleotide pyrophosphatase gives rise to the protein MIENPLAKKLKDYNIVLGSGSPRRQQFFKEFGLRFEVRVKSIDEYYPEHLKGAEIPDFLAKAKAHALLDTLSEKEILVTSDTVVWHKGRSLEKAANKKEAFAMLKTLSNDWHEVITSVCFSTIEEQKLVNHTTHVKLAKLDDDEITYYIECFKPFDKAGAYGIQEWIGLIGIEEIKGAYTNVVGLPTQLVYKTLTDMVS
- a CDS encoding KdsC family phosphatase translates to MKKNYKEYLKDITTFILDVDGVLTDGSVLVTTSGEMLRKMNVKDGYALKTALMKGYNVCVISGGSNEGVRDRLKGLGVTDIYLGAHHKQEPLGEYLDIHGIDPGNALYMGDDVPDIPAMKMVALATCPQNAVAEVKAICDYVSHKNGGEGCVRDIIEQVLKVRGDWNSNYSAAND
- a CDS encoding Rossmann-like and DUF2520 domain-containing protein; the encoded protein is MLSVIIIGSGNVAFHLFQAFNCVKHTEVVQVVARNKVALDQFAPETDRATDFGTIKNADVYLLAVSDSAIRELIPYLKTKQGVVAHTSGSVPMTVLSETESYGVFYPLQTFSKEKPVNLSEVPICIEGNNATTLSVLGKLAQSLSGNVHEITSEQRRKLHLAAVFANNFANHLFAISAAICEASHVPFDLLRPLIGETADKVRLLPPEEAQTGPATRNDIETMQRHLDELADPLHKKIYQLLSQSIRQVHEKKL
- the ccsA gene encoding cytochrome c biogenesis protein CcsA, with protein sequence MLEFLKKTLFSTRLMAVLFILFAVAMALGTFIESWYSTETARIYIYNATWFEAIMVFFVINFIGNIFRYRLLRWEKWPVLLLHLSWILIIIGAFVTRYISFEGVMPIREGNSENIFYSDKTFLTAFVDGEIDGQIKRRVLEDDILVTEQGRRTSLPWKADFNGQPFTIAYVDFIEGAKEGLIPDENGDAFLKIVEAGDGQRHEHYLQDGQVASIHNILFALNNKTNGAVNIFTTDSTYTIQSPFAGNFMRMADQLQGEVMADSLQTLQLRSLYNLGGMQFVIPEPLNKGSYGIVQVPKEEIDDNTQNALVVAVSSNGETVEKKLLGGKGPSNFSDKFTVGGLEFSLRYGSKEYQLPFSVRLNDFIAEKYPGTERGYASFMSKVTVEDERPFDYDIYMNHVLDHRGYRFFQSSFHPDEKGTVLSVNHDQWGTWITYIGYFLLYAGLMGIMFFGKTRFRELTKALEKLKSKKATLTVLLAFASIGAFSQEDHGHDNLPTQQRVDSIIMATVVSEEHAAKFGELVIQDDGGRMKPINTFASELLRKLSFKPTYKDLNADQVLLSMMMNPAVWFNTEFIALDKKGQNDSIRKIIGIPEGKRYVKVTDFFDEQGRNKMAPYLQEAYATNTPNKFEQDFKDLDLRLGLLNRALSGEILKIFPLLNDENNKWISAIEYRSGQYQVSDSLYANFIKNAVPFYLSTLQKAIETGDYSEPDKLLQAFHQNQKNHGSEVLPSEKKVKTEILYNKLDIFNRLYKYYALVGVLMFFILVFRIFKDREILKAGTYFFKGLIFLFFLWHTAGLILRWYISGHAPWSDAYESILYVSWATMGMGLLFARKSDMTIAASAFVTSMLLWIAHQSWVDPAIANLVPVLDSYWLMIHVAVIVGSYGPLTVGMILGVVSLVLIIMTTKKNKKRMEHNLKELTIINELSLTVGLVMLTIGNFLGGQWANESWGRYWGWDPKETWALISIMVYAFVLHMRLVPGLRGRWTFNFASILAFSSIMMTYFGVNFYLVGLHSYASGDQVITPTFVWYTLFGVLLLGGVSWWRYSKVYVK